From Streptomyces zhihengii, the proteins below share one genomic window:
- a CDS encoding mannosyltransferase family protein — translation MSLMPPPLRRARPEPSPVSRAAPPPPPAAPRGSPLGRVAALLSPADREVLWLYLLTRASLWVTAYCTRLLFPSRSDARTPEPPLSPFEQWDWHHYLHIARDGYFPDGAAGGPDGEGDNREAFFPGFPLALRAVHTVVPDWTAAGLLISFVAGGVAVLALARLARWYVPEPGAGRRAVLILLLSPCAVFLAAGYTEALFLAFALPAWLAALRHQWPQAAVLTALATGVRVSGLFLAAAVALHFLLAAQRGGTRWRSLPWLALPAVPALLYAWFLYGHTGDWMAWNHAQERGWYRTFHLPWESWAVTWNSAFGERHPTGYGFMFQAELVAMVVGSVLCAVLLRRRRWAEALYIALTLAALGTSYWYMSVPRSMLLWWPLHIGLAAWSLRRPRVLIVYLCLVAPLSAVYAVTFLSGRWAG, via the coding sequence ATGTCCCTGATGCCGCCCCCGCTGCGCCGCGCCCGCCCCGAGCCGTCCCCGGTGTCGCGCGCCGCTCCGCCGCCTCCGCCGGCGGCCCCCCGCGGCTCGCCGCTCGGGCGGGTGGCGGCCCTGCTGAGCCCCGCCGACCGCGAGGTGCTGTGGCTCTACCTCCTCACCCGGGCATCCCTGTGGGTCACCGCGTACTGCACCCGTCTGCTGTTCCCGTCCCGCTCCGACGCCCGGACGCCCGAGCCGCCGCTCTCGCCGTTCGAGCAGTGGGACTGGCACCACTACCTGCACATAGCCCGGGACGGCTACTTCCCCGACGGCGCGGCCGGCGGGCCGGACGGCGAGGGGGACAACCGCGAGGCGTTCTTCCCCGGATTCCCGCTGGCGCTGCGCGCCGTGCACACCGTCGTGCCGGACTGGACGGCGGCGGGCCTGCTGATCTCCTTCGTCGCCGGGGGCGTGGCCGTCCTCGCGCTGGCGCGGCTGGCCCGGTGGTACGTACCCGAGCCCGGGGCCGGCCGGCGCGCCGTCCTGATCCTGCTGCTGTCGCCGTGCGCGGTGTTCCTCGCCGCCGGCTACACCGAGGCGCTCTTCCTCGCCTTCGCCCTGCCCGCCTGGCTGGCGGCGCTGCGGCACCAGTGGCCGCAGGCGGCCGTGCTGACCGCGCTGGCCACGGGGGTGCGGGTGAGCGGCCTCTTCCTCGCCGCGGCCGTCGCCCTCCACTTCCTGCTCGCCGCCCAGCGCGGCGGCACCCGGTGGCGTTCCCTGCCCTGGCTCGCGCTGCCCGCCGTGCCCGCGCTGCTGTACGCGTGGTTCCTGTACGGGCACACCGGCGACTGGATGGCGTGGAACCACGCCCAGGAGCGCGGCTGGTACCGCACGTTCCATCTCCCCTGGGAGAGCTGGGCGGTGACCTGGAACTCGGCCTTCGGCGAGCGGCACCCCACCGGCTACGGGTTCATGTTCCAGGCCGAACTCGTCGCGATGGTGGTGGGTTCGGTGCTCTGCGCCGTCCTGCTGCGCCGGCGCCGCTGGGCGGAGGCGCTGTACATCGCCCTCACCCTGGCCGCGCTCGGCACCTCCTACTGGTACATGTCCGTGCCCCGTTCGATGCTGCTGTGGTGGCCGCTCCACATCGGTCTGGCCGCGTGGAGCCTGCGCAGGCCCCGGGTGCTGATCGTGTACCTCTGCCTGGTCGCCCCGCTGTCGGCGGTCTACGCGGTGACGTTCCTGTCGGGACGGTGGGCGGGGTAG
- a CDS encoding NAD(P)-dependent oxidoreductase, whose product MTQHRNKRNTQVTVVGLGLMGRALAGAFVRGGLDVTVWNRTASRADDLVAGGARRAGSVREAVEAAGPDGLVVVCLTDYDAVREVLDPLGGLLDGRVLVNLTSGTSTVARETAARVAEAGGVCLDGAVMATPDGIGTADATVLLSGDFGAWTRHEKTLRLLGGRTDHIGDDHGLAALYEMGVLGLMWGILNGFLHGAALLGAAGVRAEAFAPVAKQGVATVAGWLDDYARRADAGDHGSPEATVETHLATMNHLVHESEALGVDTELPRLVRELAERAVAAGHGGDEYSVMIDVFRKRVGTPS is encoded by the coding sequence ATGACGCAGCATCGGAACAAGCGGAACACCCAGGTCACGGTGGTCGGACTCGGGCTGATGGGACGGGCGCTGGCCGGGGCCTTCGTGCGCGGAGGGCTCGATGTGACGGTGTGGAACCGCACCGCGTCCCGGGCCGACGACCTCGTCGCCGGGGGCGCGCGGCGCGCCGGGTCCGTCCGTGAGGCGGTGGAGGCCGCCGGGCCCGACGGGCTCGTGGTCGTGTGCCTCACGGACTACGACGCGGTCCGCGAGGTCCTCGACCCGCTCGGCGGACTGCTCGACGGACGGGTGCTCGTCAATCTGACCTCGGGGACGTCCACGGTGGCCCGCGAGACGGCCGCACGGGTGGCCGAGGCCGGCGGCGTCTGTCTCGACGGCGCCGTCATGGCGACCCCGGACGGCATCGGCACCGCCGACGCCACCGTCCTCCTCAGCGGCGACTTCGGCGCCTGGACCCGGCACGAGAAGACCCTGCGCCTCCTCGGCGGGCGAACCGACCACATCGGCGACGACCACGGCCTCGCCGCCCTGTACGAGATGGGCGTGCTCGGCCTGATGTGGGGCATCCTCAACGGCTTCCTCCACGGGGCCGCGCTGCTGGGTGCCGCGGGCGTCCGGGCCGAGGCGTTCGCCCCGGTCGCGAAGCAGGGGGTCGCGACGGTGGCCGGGTGGCTGGACGACTACGCCCGGCGGGCGGACGCCGGCGACCACGGGTCACCGGAGGCGACCGTCGAGACCCATCTCGCCACCATGAACCACCTCGTCCACGAGAGCGAGGCGCTCGGTGTCGACACCGAACTGCCGCGCCTCGTGCGGGAGCTGGCCGAGCGGGCCGTCGCCGCGGGCCACGGCGGCGACGAGTACTCGGTGATGATCGACGTGTTCCGCAAGCGCGTGGGAACGCCCTCGTGA
- a CDS encoding MerR family transcriptional regulator, whose translation MLIGDLSRRTGVRTHQLRYYEAQGLLRPERRASGYREYTEDAVLTVHQIRKLLDAGLSTEDIAYLLPCVTGPEPELAPCAELVDTMRQRLTTIDEQIDTLTRSRRALHHYIETTERHARETATADA comes from the coding sequence GTGCTGATCGGGGACTTGAGCCGGCGCACGGGGGTGCGCACCCATCAACTGCGCTACTACGAGGCGCAGGGGCTGCTCCGGCCGGAGCGCCGGGCCAGCGGATACCGGGAGTACACGGAGGACGCGGTCCTGACGGTGCACCAGATCAGGAAGCTGCTCGACGCGGGCCTCTCCACCGAGGACATCGCCTATCTGCTGCCGTGCGTCACGGGCCCGGAGCCGGAACTCGCCCCTTGTGCGGAGCTCGTCGACACCATGCGCCAGCGGCTCACCACCATCGACGAGCAGATCGACACCCTCACGCGTTCACGCCGGGCTCTGCACCACTACATCGAGACCACGGAACGGCACGCACGGGAGACCGCCACAGCCGACGCCTGA
- a CDS encoding VOC family protein: MSVDLNHTIVHARDNRESAEFFTRLLGLEITGEWGPFIAVALGNGVTLDFATIPADSITPQHYAFLVSEEEFTAAYARITDRGIEHYADPQRKQPGTVNHNDGGRGVYFMDPSGHAMELITVPYGGWDA, encoded by the coding sequence TTGTCAGTCGATCTGAACCACACCATCGTCCACGCCCGGGACAACCGGGAATCCGCGGAGTTCTTCACCCGCCTGCTCGGCCTGGAGATCACCGGTGAATGGGGCCCGTTCATCGCCGTCGCCCTCGGCAACGGCGTGACCCTGGACTTCGCGACCATCCCCGCGGACAGCATCACCCCGCAGCACTACGCCTTCCTCGTCTCCGAGGAGGAGTTCACCGCGGCCTACGCCCGGATCACGGACCGCGGCATCGAGCACTACGCCGACCCCCAGCGCAAGCAGCCCGGCACCGTCAACCACAACGACGGCGGCCGCGGCGTGTACTTCATGGACCCGTCGGGCCACGCGATGGAACTCATCACCGTGCCGTACGGCGGCTGGGACGCGTAG
- a CDS encoding DUF397 domain-containing protein, with translation MSARGTQPEMPQLAWFKSSYSAGNGGECVEVAVASGAVHVRDSKDVTVSALTVPARAWRVFVGFAGTDGTA, from the coding sequence ATGAGCGCGCGGGGCACACAGCCGGAGATGCCGCAACTGGCCTGGTTCAAGAGCAGTTACAGCGCGGGCAACGGGGGCGAGTGCGTCGAGGTCGCCGTGGCTTCCGGTGCCGTGCATGTGCGGGACTCCAAGGACGTCACCGTGTCCGCGCTCACCGTCCCCGCCCGTGCCTGGCGTGTCTTCGTCGGGTTCGCCGGGACGGACGGGACCGCGTAG
- a CDS encoding helix-turn-helix domain-containing protein has product MTVEDGQRYGDGESPSGPGEQGAGILGVFGRQLKRFREWAEHDRAAFGAMTGYSASTIASYEQGRRVPPPRFIELADELLGARGVLTEMKEEVARAQFPPFFRDAARLERQAVEVHVFASLAVPGLLQSAEYARATCELWRPLLDEDVVEERVTARIARQEVFSSRPAPTLSFVVEEAVLHKRVGGEAVWRGQLEQVLLVGQMRNVEIQVMPMSRGEHAGLGGPFTLMEMRDGRRIAYTEVQGDSRLHTERTRVRELEVVYGIVRAQALTPSDSLALVERLLGER; this is encoded by the coding sequence ATGACCGTCGAGGACGGGCAGCGGTACGGGGACGGGGAGTCGCCGTCGGGGCCGGGTGAGCAGGGTGCGGGCATTCTCGGGGTGTTCGGGCGGCAGTTGAAGCGGTTCCGGGAGTGGGCGGAGCACGACCGGGCGGCGTTCGGGGCGATGACGGGCTACTCGGCGTCGACGATCGCGAGCTACGAGCAGGGGCGGCGGGTGCCTCCGCCGAGGTTCATCGAGCTGGCGGACGAGCTGCTGGGCGCGCGGGGCGTGCTGACGGAGATGAAGGAGGAGGTGGCGCGGGCGCAGTTCCCGCCGTTCTTCCGCGACGCGGCGAGGCTGGAGCGGCAGGCCGTCGAGGTCCATGTCTTCGCGAGCCTGGCCGTGCCGGGGCTGCTTCAGAGCGCGGAGTACGCCCGCGCCACCTGCGAGTTGTGGAGACCTCTGCTGGACGAGGATGTCGTCGAGGAGCGGGTCACCGCGCGGATCGCCCGGCAGGAGGTCTTCAGCAGCCGTCCCGCTCCGACGCTGAGCTTCGTCGTCGAGGAGGCGGTGCTGCACAAGCGCGTCGGCGGCGAGGCCGTCTGGCGCGGACAGCTGGAGCAGGTGCTGCTGGTCGGCCAGATGCGCAACGTCGAGATCCAGGTCATGCCGATGAGCCGCGGTGAGCATGCGGGGCTCGGTGGCCCCTTCACCTTGATGGAGATGAGGGATGGGCGGAGGATCGCGTATACAGAGGTGCAGGGCGACAGCCGCCTGCACACGGAACGGACCAGGGTTCGTGAGCTGGAAGTCGTCTACGGGATCGTCCGAGCCCAGGCGCTGACACCGTCGGACTCCCTGGCACTGGTCGAGAGGTTGTTGGGAGAGAGATGA
- a CDS encoding ATP-binding protein, with protein sequence MNRSVPRPADPAPLREFAMQFTSTPRGARLARRLVSHRMHEWGHPYEGHGNEAVTLVAAELVANAVTHGHVPGRDFHLRLTATREAARVEVTDTRSDRQPAAGPRPAAPDGESGRGLLLVEALACDWGVTPRATAPGKAVWAVVPLPPDAGPAGGGRPALRREA encoded by the coding sequence ATGAACCGATCCGTCCCCCGGCCCGCCGACCCGGCGCCGCTCCGGGAGTTCGCCATGCAGTTCACCTCCACACCGCGCGGGGCGCGCCTCGCCCGGCGGCTCGTGTCGCACCGCATGCACGAGTGGGGACACCCCTACGAGGGGCACGGCAACGAGGCCGTGACCCTGGTGGCGGCCGAACTGGTCGCGAATGCCGTGACGCACGGGCACGTCCCCGGACGGGACTTCCACCTGCGGCTCACGGCCACACGCGAGGCGGCGCGCGTCGAAGTCACCGACACCCGCTCGGACCGGCAACCGGCCGCGGGGCCCCGCCCTGCCGCGCCGGACGGCGAGTCGGGCCGCGGACTGCTGCTCGTCGAGGCGCTGGCCTGCGACTGGGGTGTGACCCCGCGGGCCACCGCGCCGGGCAAGGCGGTGTGGGCGGTGGTACCACTCCCGCCGGACGCCGGTCCCGCCGGCGGCGGGCGGCCGGCGCTCCGCCGGGAGGCATGA
- a CDS encoding papain-like cysteine protease family protein, with translation MTTAFRQETSVAADATLWDVGGHRLRQSTEPGVLLYSRRALRFAADSRGRPLATITRSLEHRGGRPAVTGGAASLGFLGVEPDEPAALLSLQDSWTRVVRDSGYEARGASAGEGADPRYLPLPLRDPVLSAEVDPAQAEVVSGPSPTVLRLDLTAAGAEAWAAAAGTGAPVSGTVRLAYSYPRFLPRATAVLRLHGVRVFEELRAALGVTPDGAPSGTQAELRAAWQGLTRTGAVEVSMSGGGTVDGGTVDGGAVDGGAVGGEGSAGAVGAGGTDGPGGGTGGLLGALVEQAFQSLLETMFVPLPAAGAGPPAYALLWTRARDMPDLPLSVSVEGQTWLTETLEAGVGELLSALGPGAVHDVFPDVSVPVTVTVEGCEAVSSVAVSLDFGDARAPEAFTFDRAGGRRAVTVTTGQPGLLSVRHRTRAVFRDPAWPVVTDEGVLTAAGPDLAVAPSAWRRELRLHAFVVEDGRVADGAWGRGDLLVADLRWTHPALPDMITRSAGLVPGSAPLLVAFPAPPSAAPGRLTVGAKGSADGRVLTGSGEVPPGNGDVFLLLERGAVRVVTDPSALPAGPLAERLRTAAGRSPVRQEEGRVAEDRRGTDVSFGVALVPQPTTVSAWAAAMAMVLAARDRVPQRPAEVAARAGIPLGTAPAWPRIRAAAAGRGLSEERGRRTRPAQWAELLRARGPVWIAREEMPSHTAVVCGITGDGTPHGTRVRLCSPWPPGVGSEGTKTFREFDEEFGLATSGAVLVHG, from the coding sequence ATGACGACCGCCTTCCGGCAGGAGACGTCGGTGGCCGCGGACGCCACCCTCTGGGACGTCGGCGGCCACCGCCTGCGGCAGAGCACCGAGCCGGGTGTGCTGCTGTACTCGCGGCGGGCGCTGCGGTTCGCGGCCGACTCGCGGGGCCGCCCGCTGGCCACGATCACCCGGAGTCTGGAGCACCGCGGCGGGCGTCCGGCGGTGACGGGCGGCGCGGCGTCGCTCGGCTTTCTCGGGGTGGAGCCGGACGAGCCGGCGGCCCTGCTGTCGCTCCAGGACTCCTGGACGCGGGTGGTCCGGGACAGCGGGTACGAGGCGCGGGGAGCGAGCGCCGGGGAGGGCGCGGATCCGCGCTATCTGCCGCTGCCGCTGCGCGATCCCGTGCTGTCGGCGGAGGTGGACCCCGCGCAGGCCGAGGTCGTGTCCGGCCCCTCCCCCACCGTGCTGCGGCTGGACCTCACCGCCGCCGGCGCGGAGGCATGGGCCGCCGCGGCCGGTACCGGTGCTCCCGTCAGCGGCACGGTGCGGCTCGCGTACTCCTATCCCCGCTTCCTGCCGCGGGCGACCGCCGTCCTGCGCCTGCACGGTGTGCGGGTCTTCGAGGAGCTGCGTGCCGCGCTCGGTGTCACCCCGGACGGTGCGCCGTCGGGCACCCAGGCGGAGCTCCGGGCCGCGTGGCAGGGCCTGACCAGGACCGGGGCCGTCGAGGTGTCGATGTCGGGCGGCGGCACGGTGGACGGCGGCACGGTGGACGGCGGCGCGGTGGACGGCGGCGCGGTGGGCGGGGAGGGATCGGCCGGCGCGGTAGGAGCAGGCGGCACCGACGGTCCGGGCGGCGGGACCGGCGGGCTGCTCGGCGCGCTCGTCGAGCAGGCGTTCCAGAGCCTGCTGGAGACCATGTTCGTGCCCCTGCCGGCGGCGGGCGCCGGACCGCCGGCGTACGCGCTGCTGTGGACGCGGGCGCGGGACATGCCCGATCTGCCGCTGAGCGTGTCCGTCGAGGGGCAGACCTGGCTGACCGAGACCCTGGAGGCCGGGGTCGGGGAGCTGCTGTCCGCGCTCGGCCCGGGGGCGGTGCACGACGTGTTCCCGGATGTCTCGGTGCCGGTGACGGTGACGGTGGAGGGGTGCGAGGCGGTCTCGTCGGTGGCGGTGTCCCTGGACTTCGGTGACGCCCGGGCGCCCGAGGCGTTCACCTTCGACCGCGCGGGCGGCCGCCGGGCGGTCACGGTCACCACCGGACAGCCCGGACTGCTCTCCGTGCGCCACCGCACGCGCGCGGTCTTCCGCGACCCCGCGTGGCCCGTCGTCACCGACGAGGGCGTGCTCACGGCCGCCGGTCCGGACCTGGCCGTCGCCCCCTCGGCGTGGCGGCGTGAACTCCGGCTCCACGCCTTCGTCGTCGAGGACGGCCGGGTCGCCGACGGCGCCTGGGGGCGGGGCGATCTGCTCGTGGCGGACCTGCGCTGGACGCATCCCGCGCTGCCGGACATGATCACCCGCTCGGCCGGCCTGGTCCCGGGCTCCGCTCCACTGCTCGTCGCGTTCCCCGCGCCCCCGTCCGCCGCCCCGGGCCGGCTGACGGTCGGCGCGAAGGGGTCGGCGGACGGCAGGGTCCTGACGGGCTCCGGCGAGGTGCCGCCCGGCAACGGCGATGTCTTCCTGCTGCTGGAGCGCGGGGCGGTGCGGGTGGTCACCGACCCCTCGGCGCTGCCGGCGGGCCCGCTCGCCGAGCGGCTGCGCACGGCCGCCGGCCGGTCCCCGGTACGGCAGGAGGAGGGGCGGGTGGCCGAGGACCGGCGCGGCACCGACGTGTCGTTCGGCGTCGCCCTGGTGCCGCAGCCGACGACGGTGTCCGCCTGGGCCGCGGCGATGGCGATGGTCCTCGCGGCCCGCGACCGTGTGCCGCAGCGGCCCGCCGAGGTGGCCGCCCGGGCGGGCATCCCCCTCGGCACCGCCCCCGCCTGGCCGCGGATACGCGCGGCGGCGGCCGGGCGGGGCCTGTCCGAGGAGCGCGGGCGCCGCACCCGGCCCGCTCAGTGGGCCGAACTGCTGCGCGCCCGCGGCCCGGTGTGGATCGCGCGGGAGGAGATGCCCTCGCACACCGCCGTCGTCTGCGGCATCACCGGCGACGGCACCCCGCACGGCACCCGGGTGCGCCTGTGCAGCCCGTGGCCGCCGGGTGTCGGGAGCGAGGGGACGAAGACCTTCCGGGAGTTCGACGAGGAGTTCGGTCTCGCGACGTCCGGGGCCGTGCTGGTCCACGGCTGA
- a CDS encoding S8 family serine peptidase, whose product MPSAFLVPADAAGARPAGRVRHVYANGAAVVESPAAGRAGTALPEPGLRLPDPGAGPSARAEAERSIREAAGRPDSEDEADTGAYVEFVAPPDPRWLAELGRQGIRILAYQPENSYLVRGRRGDLARLAGAVRTSEGDSAVRTVTELTPALKPAPRTLAEAGETAVVVLAATDGERQALTRALGDVSGVELLPGAGNDVLDGQRTRVRVRVDEQGLGALLALPHVLSVESFAAAVPEDEVAGLVIAGRLDTAGRPSGSYDRWLADHQVDGAGAVIGIVDAGVDVDHPAFAGRIRDLAAGRRDWHGTMVAGHAAGAYRPERDRDGFVYGLGTAPAARLLSQDRDRAASEVCGQTVAEAGGDAAIQNNSWGRGYAHPMDYGSEEALYDALARDARGGGGPAAPLTLCFSSGNGGANGLTRPKAAKNVIVTGNSENHRPFDGQAAADDIREVYTGDGPSSQGNCADGRIRPHVVAPGEWTSSANFDTAPGQLDYVSPMIAWGGGSSGASPKTAGVCALLAQWWRRWHAGRNPSPAMLRALVVNGAEPIASGGPVPNQLQGWGRLSLRELLDPEVARLALDQADLLVGPGDTRQWPVRVADPRRPVKVTLAWTDPPGAVGTGTAASNPVVNRLALRVTDGSRTWRGVADRFRGGWTADDAALAGAAGPRGEGTDNLQCVFLPPGTAQSLVISVTALSVTTDALTGAYDTPRQDCALVVTNADVDRAVTPTGVVTAVATAGAGDRAGDGDARAPDEAAWWAGGEADPGGGDAPAAEEALRGAAVALDATGNGCTVLPAVPGLAEAAEALRRRLPERARDAAVVLGLPDGAPVTPAAADALRSLAGLTDVHLVAAGAGPLADAAAALGPHPRFAYHLADGPAGLAAALAGTAREAAGLQRIVLGRPSLDGTAMTLRFGVVGADRTLVLTLPPGTRDIAVLRPGRPAAAPGADGDGDRDVRTVRRGEAVELVVDDAGATPGSWTVKASLPAPATAPAVDAWVGGGTELTVAVPEVAPGKRLLRVGAGPGALLRQLSVPRGRLDAAPGRPAAAESGRPLVVRARASRLGQLRRATGAEDAAEVAVPALGTVVAVPGDGRTVLDVPVDVIGVDADGTAFARRTRATVVAAAGRSVREAGGRSGGGPPLRVTGRITGVRRRGGAVVGVRVTDGRHTRELTVRSPRLGAAAAALERGDTLVLSVRGTELHAVYRPFAAVPGAGP is encoded by the coding sequence ATGCCCAGTGCCTTCCTGGTGCCCGCGGACGCGGCCGGCGCCCGGCCCGCGGGACGTGTCCGCCATGTCTACGCGAACGGCGCCGCCGTGGTGGAGTCGCCCGCCGCCGGGCGGGCGGGCACGGCCCTTCCCGAGCCCGGTCTGCGTCTGCCGGACCCCGGCGCGGGCCCGTCGGCCCGCGCGGAGGCCGAGCGCTCGATCCGGGAGGCGGCCGGCCGGCCGGACTCCGAGGACGAGGCCGACACCGGCGCCTACGTCGAGTTCGTGGCGCCGCCGGACCCGCGCTGGCTCGCCGAGCTGGGCCGGCAGGGGATCCGGATCCTCGCCTACCAGCCGGAGAACAGCTATCTGGTGCGCGGCCGCCGCGGTGACCTCGCCCGGCTGGCCGGTGCCGTGCGCACCAGCGAGGGCGACAGCGCCGTCCGGACGGTCACGGAGCTGACCCCGGCGCTGAAGCCCGCACCGCGGACCCTGGCGGAGGCGGGCGAGACGGCGGTGGTGGTCCTCGCGGCGACGGACGGGGAGCGGCAGGCGCTCACGCGGGCGCTGGGGGACGTGTCCGGGGTGGAGCTGCTGCCCGGTGCGGGCAACGACGTCCTCGACGGGCAGCGGACCCGGGTGCGGGTGCGCGTGGACGAGCAGGGGCTCGGGGCGCTGCTGGCGCTGCCGCACGTGCTGTCGGTGGAGTCGTTCGCGGCGGCCGTGCCGGAGGACGAGGTCGCGGGGCTGGTGATCGCCGGCCGGCTCGACACCGCCGGCCGTCCGTCCGGCTCCTACGACCGCTGGCTGGCGGACCACCAGGTGGACGGCGCGGGCGCGGTGATCGGCATCGTCGACGCCGGGGTCGACGTGGACCATCCGGCGTTCGCCGGGCGCATCAGGGATCTCGCCGCGGGCCGCAGGGACTGGCACGGCACCATGGTCGCCGGTCACGCGGCGGGCGCCTACCGTCCCGAACGCGACCGGGACGGCTTCGTCTACGGTCTCGGCACCGCGCCCGCGGCGCGGCTGCTGTCCCAGGACCGCGACCGCGCCGCGAGCGAGGTGTGCGGGCAGACCGTCGCCGAGGCGGGCGGGGACGCGGCCATCCAGAACAACTCGTGGGGGCGGGGCTACGCCCACCCGATGGACTACGGCTCCGAGGAGGCGCTCTACGACGCGCTGGCCCGCGACGCCCGCGGAGGCGGCGGCCCGGCGGCGCCGCTCACGCTGTGCTTCTCCTCCGGCAACGGCGGGGCGAACGGGCTGACCCGTCCGAAGGCGGCGAAGAACGTCATCGTCACCGGCAACTCCGAGAACCACCGGCCCTTCGACGGGCAGGCCGCGGCCGACGACATCCGCGAGGTGTACACCGGCGACGGTCCGTCCAGCCAGGGCAACTGCGCGGACGGGCGGATCCGGCCGCATGTGGTCGCCCCCGGGGAGTGGACGTCGTCGGCGAACTTCGACACGGCTCCCGGCCAGCTCGACTACGTCAGCCCCATGATCGCCTGGGGCGGCGGGTCGTCGGGGGCGAGCCCGAAGACCGCCGGGGTCTGCGCGCTGCTGGCGCAGTGGTGGCGCCGCTGGCACGCCGGGCGGAACCCGTCGCCGGCGATGCTGCGGGCCCTGGTCGTCAACGGCGCGGAGCCCATCGCCTCGGGCGGCCCGGTCCCGAACCAGCTCCAGGGCTGGGGCAGGCTGTCGCTGCGGGAGCTGCTCGACCCGGAGGTGGCCCGGCTCGCCCTCGACCAGGCCGACCTGCTCGTGGGGCCCGGGGACACCCGGCAGTGGCCGGTGCGGGTGGCGGATCCCCGGCGCCCGGTCAAGGTCACCCTCGCGTGGACGGATCCGCCGGGTGCGGTGGGCACCGGGACGGCGGCGTCGAACCCCGTGGTCAACCGGCTGGCGCTGCGGGTGACGGACGGCTCGCGGACGTGGCGGGGCGTCGCGGACCGGTTCCGCGGCGGCTGGACGGCGGACGACGCCGCCCTGGCCGGGGCGGCCGGTCCGCGGGGCGAGGGCACCGACAACCTGCAGTGCGTCTTCCTCCCGCCGGGTACGGCGCAGTCCCTGGTGATCTCCGTCACCGCGCTGTCCGTCACCACCGACGCGCTGACCGGCGCGTACGACACCCCCCGGCAGGACTGTGCCCTGGTCGTCACCAACGCGGACGTCGACCGCGCCGTCACCCCGACCGGTGTCGTCACCGCCGTGGCCACCGCCGGCGCCGGTGACAGGGCCGGTGACGGTGACGCGCGCGCCCCGGACGAGGCGGCCTGGTGGGCCGGCGGCGAGGCGGACCCCGGCGGCGGCGATGCCCCGGCCGCGGAAGAGGCCCTGCGCGGGGCGGCCGTCGCCCTGGACGCGACCGGCAACGGGTGCACGGTGCTCCCCGCCGTGCCGGGCCTCGCGGAGGCGGCCGAGGCCCTGCGCCGCCGTCTCCCGGAACGGGCCCGGGACGCCGCGGTGGTGCTGGGGCTGCCGGACGGCGCCCCGGTCACCCCGGCGGCGGCGGACGCGCTGCGGTCGCTGGCGGGTCTGACGGACGTCCATCTCGTCGCCGCCGGAGCCGGACCGCTGGCCGACGCCGCGGCGGCGCTGGGCCCGCACCCCCGCTTCGCCTACCACCTGGCGGACGGTCCGGCCGGCCTCGCCGCCGCGCTCGCCGGCACGGCGCGGGAAGCGGCGGGTCTCCAGCGGATCGTGCTCGGGCGGCCGTCCCTCGACGGCACGGCGATGACGCTGCGCTTCGGCGTCGTCGGCGCCGACCGGACCCTGGTGCTGACGCTCCCCCCGGGCACCCGTGACATCGCCGTCCTGCGGCCCGGGCGGCCCGCCGCCGCACCGGGAGCGGACGGCGACGGGGACCGGGACGTGCGGACGGTGCGGCGCGGGGAGGCGGTGGAACTGGTCGTCGACGACGCCGGTGCCACGCCCGGGTCCTGGACGGTGAAGGCGTCGCTCCCCGCTCCCGCCACCGCGCCTGCGGTCGACGCCTGGGTGGGCGGCGGGACGGAACTCACCGTCGCCGTCCCGGAGGTGGCCCCGGGGAAGCGGCTGCTGCGCGTCGGCGCCGGCCCGGGCGCCCTGCTGCGGCAGCTGTCCGTCCCGCGCGGCCGGCTGGACGCCGCGCCCGGACGACCGGCCGCCGCCGAGTCCGGCCGGCCGCTGGTCGTCCGGGCACGCGCCTCACGGCTCGGGCAGCTCCGGCGCGCCACCGGCGCGGAGGACGCCGCCGAGGTGGCCGTGCCGGCGCTCGGCACCGTCGTCGCCGTGCCCGGGGACGGCCGCACGGTCCTGGACGTGCCCGTCGACGTGATCGGCGTCGACGCGGACGGCACGGCCTTCGCCCGCCGAACCCGCGCGACCGTGGTCGCGGCGGCCGGGCGCTCCGTCCGGGAGGCCGGCGGACGGTCCGGCGGCGGCCCGCCGCTGCGGGTCACGGGCCGGATCACCGGGGTGCGCCGGCGCGGCGGCGCCGTCGTCGGCGTGCGGGTGACCGACGGGCGGCACACCCGCGAACTGACCGTGCGCAGCCCCCGGCTGGGGGCCGCGGCGGCGGCGCTGGAGCGCGGCGACACGCTGGTGCTCTCCGTGCGGGGCACCGAACTGCACGCGGTGTACCGGCCGTTCGCGGCGGTGCCCGGCGCAGGCCCCTGA